The genomic stretch AAAcctctccccacctgcctggCTCCAGGCAACCCCCTGGGCTTACCTGCCAGGCGTAAGGCGGACATGCGCTGGAACTCCGGCTCCTGCAACCACTTCCACATCCTGCGGAAGGTCTCCCTGCCAGATTTGAGTTTACTCCACGGTTTTGGATTCCGGAGCAGGTCGGAGAGAGTCCCCTGAGACCGGCACAGCACCCTCTGCGCGAAGATCGCCTGCGGGATGCTATAGCGCTTCAGCTCCGCGGTGATGCGCTGGGCCACCTCTTTGGTGTTGATCTCCTCCAGCTGGCCGGATGTGGCCACCTGCGAGCCCGACGAGGATGAGGGTGGCCGCTCGCGGCTGGGCGCCAGCACCGGCCCGTGGGACTGAGCGTGGCCCGGGTGGTGCAGGCCGTTGAGGTGCGACATCATGGCCGCGGGCGGGGTGCCCAGGCCGCGGGACAGGTGCTGCTCACCGCGGGTCAGCATGGCAGTGTGGTGCGCGTCGAAGTTCGGGCTGAGCATTTTGTCGTGGCCCGGCGGCCCGTAGTTGGGCAGGCTCTGCTGCGCGTTGTGGAGGCCGCCCAGCCCGTTGCCCAGCGGCGTGGCAGCCAGCGGGGACAGGCTCTGGCTCATGCCAGGCATCTCCTTGTAGGGGCTGTAGAGGTTGTTCATGGCCGGGAGCCCGCGCTCGTCGCGCATGAGGGTGAAGCTGCCGCTGACGTTGCCCGACAGgcgctggtggtggtggtggtggtggtggtgcgggTGGTGGTGCGGATGCGGATGGTGGAACTTGTCCGATACGGTGGAGATGGGCGGCAGCGGCTGGAGAGGCGTCAGCGTAGTGTAGGTGTTGCTCATGCCCATGCCAGGCGGGGACGAGTCGCAGGACATGCTCATAGCGTGATGGAGCGGGATGGAGAGCTCCGGCCGGTAGTCGCCGCCGTCCAGGATCGAGGCCATGCTAGTGACCATGGCCGAGCGCGacgccgccgctgctgccgctgccgccgTGCCCAGCTCCTGGTGCGCTgctggcggtggcggcggcgggccCCGCAGCGAGCCAGCAGCACTGCGGCCCgcgtggtgggggctggggctggccagCAGCTCCTGCTCATGGCCCGGGCCCGCGCCGCCGCCCCcaccgcccccgccgccgcccccgccgctgccgccgccggcCGGCCCGTGCAAAGTGCCCAGACTTTCCATTGTCAGCTCCGGGTTCATGGCGCAGCCTTCTAGTTCTTTGGTGAGGCATCGATAGGCGGTGTAGGCAGCCTTCATTCAGTCCATCGGGGCACGGGGGtggcgggggcggcgggggcggccgGCGGGCTGGCAAGGCGCGCGTGGCGGAGCTCGGACGCGGGATCTGGGAGGGCGCGGGAGTGCGTGAGTGTGTGGAGGGGGAGCGTGCGTGCGGGTGTGCGCCCCGGGCTGCGGGCGGGCGGGCGCGcccggggtgggggcggggtgggggcgaACGGGGCGTGCGTGCGGGAGAGgagagtgggaggggagggagggagggaatcaCCGAGCCCCGCCGCTCGGGCCGGCGCGCTGCCTCGCCATGTCCCAGCCCGCTCCGGCGCCGACGTCTTCTGTTTGGGTGAGCGGGAGCTGTCCAGAAGGGCTCTGCCGCTGGCCGGGGCAGCCAACCTACCCTCCCGGACCCGGGGCGGGGCAGCGCCCGATGAGCGCCGCAAACAGCCACTCCGAGGACGCGGCAGGCCCGGGAGGCGGGCCTCCTTCACGGAACTGCCAATGGCTTAGGAGGGGGCGGGGCTGCCCGTTTCATGTTTGGCTGACggctctgtgtcttttttttcctctggcacTGGAATCAAACGtcaaggagagggagggagggaggggaagaaggggtAGTGGGTGAGAGAGACGAGACTGTGAGTGAGGGACAGAAATTATGTTAAAGATGCGCTGTGTCCCTTTTGAGAAGCTGCGTTCTGAGGAAAATGGCATTGCTTCAGTTCACTTCGCCTCACCCCAAAGCTTTTCTCCAGGCTAGGAAGCCGGGAGGAAGAGACTCCGCTTTGAGCTGGTGTAAAAAACACACGTCTCCTAGTAAGCCACTTCCTAAGCGTCCCTAGCTGGGAGCCAGTGCTTAGCCTTTTAAAATGCAGGCGCTAATGTATTCTAATACAGGGTAAATTTCGGAGACGGTGGCGTGCGTAACCTACCGGGCGAGAGGAACTCCAGCGCCCTCGCCGCTTGCGAGCTGCGGCCAGCGGACGCAAGCCCACGGGAGGCGCGGGCCGCGGTAATGCTTGCAAAGTTAACACAATAACATCATTTAATTACCCGGCGAGCCCATAAATCTCCCAGTTATGAGGCTTCAGAAGGACCCTACTAGATTGCAAAACAAACCTAGAACTCTAGAAGCTGCGGTTTCAAGGTGACCAAATGCTTGCCACATTAGAGATTTGGAAAGAAGTGGCGGTGGTggtattgggggggggggcggtgggAGAGGTGCGGCAGGATTGTTGCCGTTACTTATAGGGAGCAAACTGGGGCAAGGAGTATGTAAACCGTCTGGGACGACACCCGCgtatctttacacacacacacacacacacacacacacacacacacacacacaccgcgcTTCTCTCGACTCCCAGGAGAGGAAAGCCCCGGTTACGGCTCTGAGTAGATGCCAGGAAGCCTTGGCCAATATCTGTATACACTAACCTTATTTCTGAAAAGACCAAAGCCCTGGCGAGTTCTAGAACGCTCACAAACCGCAACTGTGAAAAGTACACCTTTTACCTAGAATTTCCGTTGTTTAGTAAGCCCGGGTCAGGGACTGGGAGTGGAGCAGGGTACAGTGAAGTGGGCATTTCTACGGCCAGGAGAGGTGGCTCAAGATAGATAGTCACCCGACGTTGAAAGCCTTCAAAGTAACAGATTCTTTCAAAGCAGGTTGCGCTCTGTTTGCCTCCGAAGATTCAAGCGAGCTGAGGTTGCGCAGATGTTGCCTTTGTTTAAAGAGACAGTAATTAAGGACAGGGTGGACATAAGTTTGAGAAGCGTGACCTATTTTCTTTTGATCAGCTGTCAGAAGAAGAGCGGGGGGTCTCCTTAAGACAGCCCCTCCAACCACTTCCAGCTGTTAGAGAAAacttgataagaaaacaaggacaCAGCCTGTAATACTGTATGTGCCTTCATGGTGCTGGAGAAAGGTTTGG from Rhinolophus sinicus isolate RSC01 linkage group LG09, ASM3656204v1, whole genome shotgun sequence encodes the following:
- the ONECUT2 gene encoding one cut domain family member 2 isoform X2 encodes the protein MKAAYTAYRCLTKELEGCAMNPELTMESLGTLHGPAGGGSGGGGGGGGGGGGAGPGHEQELLASPSPHHAGRSAAGSLRGPPPPPPAAHQELGTAAAAAAAASRSAMVTSMASILDGGDYRPELSIPLHHAMSMSCDSSPPGMGMSNTYTTLTPLQPLPPISTVSDKFHHPHPHHHPHHHHHHHHQRLSGNVSGSFTLMRDERGLPAMNNLYSPYKEMPGMSQSLSPLAATPLGNGLGGLHNAQQSLPNYGPPGHDKMLSPNFDAHHTAMLTRGEQHLSRGLGTPPAAMMSHLNGLHHPGHAQSHGPVLAPSRERPPSSSSGSQVATSGQLEEINTKEVAQRITAELKRYSIPQAIFAQRVLCRSQGTLSDLLRNPKPWSKLKSGRETFRRMWKWLQEPEFQRMSALRLAEVARCQIR
- the ONECUT2 gene encoding one cut domain family member 2 isoform X1, which produces MKAAYTAYRCLTKELEGCAMNPELTMESLGTLHGPAGGGSGGGGGGGGGGGGAGPGHEQELLASPSPHHAGRSAAGSLRGPPPPPPAAHQELGTAAAAAAAASRSAMVTSMASILDGGDYRPELSIPLHHAMSMSCDSSPPGMGMSNTYTTLTPLQPLPPISTVSDKFHHPHPHHHPHHHHHHHHQRLSGNVSGSFTLMRDERGLPAMNNLYSPYKEMPGMSQSLSPLAATPLGNGLGGLHNAQQSLPNYGPPGHDKMLSPNFDAHHTAMLTRGEQHLSRGLGTPPAAMMSHLNGLHHPGHAQSHGPVLAPSRERPPSSSSGSQVATSGQLEEINTKEVAQRITAELKRYSIPQAIFAQRVLCRSQGTLSDLLRNPKPWSKLKSGRETFRRMWKWLQEPEFQRMSALRLAACKRKEQEPNKDRNNSQKKSRLVFTDLQRRTLFAIFKENKRPSKEMQITISQQLGLELTTVSNFFMNARRRSLEKWQDDLSTAGSSSTSSTCTKA